From the Leptolyngbya sp. O-77 genome, one window contains:
- a CDS encoding GerMN domain-containing protein has translation MDNHSFQDQPLPSDTTEQPGLPESAPSSSRLPVGVVAALAGVVLAAGSATAWFTWQTVTSRAPQPEPTVAVSPSPLAAPIENPPIAQEPAVDAPSNAEPTGEPIAVVQQRTVQVYWLKDDGQKTTLAPASVSVESGDRPEEILKATFEALLLGPSDNTVGSTIPRDTTLRSVKVEDDGVHVDLSNSFTQGGGSTSMTGRLAQVVYTATTLDPNAKVWITIEGKPLEVLGGEGILVNQPTSRADIAEDFSL, from the coding sequence ATGGATAATCACTCGTTTCAAGACCAGCCCCTACCGTCCGACACCACCGAACAGCCCGGACTCCCGGAATCTGCTCCTTCCTCCTCCCGGCTGCCGGTGGGCGTGGTTGCGGCATTGGCAGGGGTCGTGCTGGCAGCGGGCAGTGCTACGGCCTGGTTTACCTGGCAGACGGTCACCTCCAGAGCGCCTCAGCCAGAGCCAACCGTCGCTGTGTCGCCCTCGCCCCTAGCAGCCCCCATCGAAAATCCGCCCATCGCGCAGGAACCCGCAGTGGACGCGCCCTCCAACGCAGAGCCGACGGGTGAGCCGATCGCCGTGGTGCAACAGCGGACGGTGCAGGTCTACTGGCTGAAGGATGACGGTCAAAAAACGACACTGGCTCCGGCTTCGGTGTCTGTGGAGTCGGGCGATCGCCCTGAAGAAATCCTCAAAGCCACCTTCGAGGCGCTGCTGCTCGGCCCCAGCGACAACACGGTGGGATCTACGATTCCCCGCGACACGACCCTCCGCAGCGTCAAGGTGGAAGACGATGGCGTGCATGTCGATTTGTCCAACAGCTTTACCCAGGGCGGCGGCAGCACCTCCATGACCGGGCGGCTGGCGCAGGTGGTATATACTGCAACCACGCTAGATCCCAACGCAAAGGTGTGGATTACCATCGAAGGCAAGCCGCTAGAGGTGCTGGGCGGCGAGGGAATTCTAGTCAACCAGCCCACCTCGCGGGCAGATATTGCTGAGGATTTCTCGCTGTAG
- a CDS encoding PAS domain S-box protein: MFCANPAASLLLSFPEGQILEINEAFCELVGWSASEVTGQRIAETGIWAEQGNYERLIQQIQMGEPISAIADVFCTRAGSLRPVLLSARAVSFGDEPSLWITAIAQPTQSTASSQPSPPHLASQMLDQAAASIGQIRLYPDRHWQYDYCSAGCERVFGFTNTELIGGAWLERVLPEDREMVLSTGTDAVLAGRLHRMEYRFLHKDGSLRWIASYQSPRWDATENCWRVVFVDTDITEQKRLETELQATSVALRQSEERFRQIAQSIKQFIFIRDAQTQQCLYASPGYETIWGRSCNSLYQDPMSWLEVVHPADRPDVEAVVERQFQGDRIWHEYRIFRPDGTLRWVQAEVFPVLDETGAFTRCAGIIEDITERKQLEAERQAAEESLRQSEERFQQIAGHVNQLFLVCDAETGEYLYVSPAYERIWGRSCESLYRNPQSWLEAVHPGDRAAVLALISAEQQHKFMHREYRIVRPDGTIRWVQADSFPVRNDAGGITRIIIVAEDFTERKHAELARELAETALRDSEQKFASFFRCSPAAIAVSCPSTGQYIEVNPAFEQCTGYSRDQVIGRTAGELNLWVDLSQRDRLLRRVKEQGSVANFEFQLRRKDGAIRTVLMTAERYEIDGYDYLMTVGVDITERRQAELALQEMSAAMSNAIEGIARLDPQGRYLSVNRAYARIMGYEPAEMIGMNWQQTVHPEELVRAIAGYESMLQHGKAELELRGLRKDGSIFYKQVIMVAAYNQEQQFTGHHCFMRDISDRKQAEAALARELARSKALFEASVDGIVVMSEGKVIEANPSFARMLGYSLEEVQSLTVADWEAQWTGEELVQVKAEFKDQSHRFETRHRRKDGSIYEVEISANPVNWDGQTVQLCICRDVSDRKRTELELKQAKETAEAANSAKSTFLANMSHELRTPLNAILGFSQLLAYDPLLNDSQREQLEIINHSGEHLLSLINDILEVSKIEAGRIKLNTNSFDLYQLLDGLTQLLRFKASEKSISLVLDRAPNLPQYVVTDEGKLRQILLNLLSNAIKFTEAG, from the coding sequence GTGTTTTGTGCGAATCCGGCGGCGAGTCTGCTGCTGTCTTTTCCTGAAGGGCAGATTCTGGAGATCAACGAGGCGTTTTGTGAATTGGTGGGCTGGAGCGCCAGCGAGGTGACAGGGCAGCGGATTGCTGAGACGGGGATCTGGGCAGAACAGGGGAACTACGAGCGACTCATCCAGCAAATCCAGATGGGTGAACCGATAAGCGCGATCGCCGATGTTTTTTGCACCCGCGCGGGTAGCCTCCGGCCTGTGCTGCTGTCGGCCCGTGCTGTATCATTTGGCGACGAGCCGAGCCTGTGGATTACGGCGATCGCCCAGCCGACCCAATCCACAGCATCTTCTCAGCCTTCGCCTCCGCACCTTGCCAGCCAGATGCTCGATCAGGCGGCAGCATCAATCGGGCAGATTCGCCTGTATCCCGATCGCCATTGGCAGTATGACTATTGCTCCGCAGGCTGCGAACGGGTGTTTGGCTTCACGAATACGGAACTGATTGGCGGCGCGTGGTTAGAGCGAGTGCTGCCGGAGGATCGGGAGATGGTGCTTTCCACAGGAACGGATGCGGTTTTGGCAGGGCGATTGCATCGCATGGAGTACCGATTTCTGCACAAAGACGGCAGCCTGCGATGGATCGCCAGCTACCAATCGCCCCGCTGGGATGCCACAGAAAACTGCTGGCGAGTGGTGTTTGTGGATACCGACATCACCGAGCAAAAGCGGCTAGAAACCGAACTGCAAGCCACGAGCGTTGCCCTGCGCCAGAGCGAAGAACGGTTTCGCCAAATTGCCCAAAGCATCAAGCAATTTATTTTCATCCGGGATGCCCAGACGCAGCAGTGCCTCTACGCCAGCCCAGGCTACGAGACGATCTGGGGACGCAGTTGCAACAGCCTGTATCAAGATCCCATGTCCTGGCTGGAGGTGGTGCATCCAGCGGATCGTCCAGATGTGGAAGCGGTTGTAGAGCGACAGTTTCAGGGCGATCGCATTTGGCATGAATATCGGATTTTTCGCCCTGACGGCACGCTCCGCTGGGTGCAGGCCGAGGTTTTTCCGGTTCTGGACGAAACCGGTGCATTTACCCGCTGCGCGGGCATTATCGAAGACATCACCGAGCGCAAACAGCTAGAAGCAGAGCGGCAGGCTGCTGAGGAATCTTTGCGACAGAGCGAAGAACGGTTTCAGCAAATCGCCGGCCATGTTAATCAACTTTTTCTCGTGTGCGATGCCGAAACGGGGGAATATCTCTACGTTAGCCCCGCCTATGAGCGAATCTGGGGCCGCAGTTGCGAAAGCTTGTACCGCAATCCCCAGTCTTGGCTAGAGGCAGTGCATCCGGGCGATCGCGCTGCGGTTCTTGCGCTCATTTCGGCTGAACAGCAACACAAGTTTATGCATCGTGAATATCGTATTGTTCGCCCCGACGGAACGATTCGCTGGGTGCAAGCTGACAGTTTTCCTGTGAGAAATGATGCAGGCGGAATCACGCGCATTATTATCGTCGCCGAAGACTTTACCGAACGCAAACATGCCGAATTGGCCCGCGAACTAGCAGAAACTGCCCTGCGAGACTCTGAGCAAAAATTTGCTTCTTTTTTTCGCTGTAGCCCAGCGGCGATCGCCGTCTCATGTCCCTCTACGGGGCAATATATCGAGGTCAATCCTGCGTTTGAGCAATGCACCGGCTATAGCCGTGATCAGGTCATTGGCCGTACTGCGGGCGAGCTAAACCTGTGGGTTGACTTGTCTCAGCGCGATCGCCTGCTGCGGCGAGTCAAAGAACAGGGCAGCGTGGCGAATTTCGAGTTTCAACTCCGCCGCAAGGATGGAGCGATTCGCACGGTCTTGATGACGGCCGAGCGCTACGAAATCGACGGCTACGACTATTTAATGACCGTCGGTGTAGATATTACCGAGCGGCGGCAGGCAGAATTGGCGCTTCAGGAAATGAGCGCCGCCATGAGCAACGCCATCGAGGGCATTGCGCGGCTTGACCCGCAGGGGCGATATCTGTCTGTCAACCGAGCCTACGCCCGGATCATGGGCTATGAGCCAGCAGAAATGATTGGCATGAACTGGCAGCAAACCGTTCACCCTGAAGAACTTGTGAGGGCGATCGCAGGCTATGAGTCCATGCTGCAACACGGCAAGGCTGAGCTAGAACTGCGGGGCCTCCGCAAAGACGGCTCCATCTTCTATAAGCAGGTCATCATGGTAGCTGCTTATAACCAGGAACAGCAGTTCACTGGCCATCACTGTTTCATGCGAGATATCAGCGATCGCAAACAGGCAGAAGCCGCCCTTGCTAGGGAATTGGCCCGCAGTAAAGCCCTATTCGAGGCATCCGTAGACGGTATCGTGGTGATGTCTGAGGGTAAGGTGATCGAAGCCAATCCCAGCTTTGCCCGAATGCTGGGTTATTCGCTAGAGGAAGTCCAGTCCTTGACGGTCGCCGATTGGGAAGCGCAATGGACCGGGGAGGAATTAGTGCAAGTCAAGGCGGAGTTCAAAGACCAGAGTCATCGGTTTGAAACGCGCCACCGCCGCAAAGATGGCTCAATTTATGAAGTGGAAATTAGCGCCAATCCGGTCAATTGGGATGGGCAAACGGTGCAGCTTTGTATTTGTCGGGATGTGAGCGATCGCAAACGCACCGAGCTAGAGCTAAAGCAGGCTAAAGAAACCGCCGAAGCCGCCAATTCTGCCAAGAGTACATTCCTGGCCAACATGAGCCACGAATTGAGAACTCCGCTCAACGCCATCCTTGGATTTAGCCAGCTTCTTGCCTATGATCCTCTGCTCAACGACAGCCAGCGAGAGCAATTAGAAATTATTAACCACAGTGGCGAACATTTGCTGAGTTTAATTAACGACATTTTAGAAGTCTCGAAGATCGAAGCGGGTCGAATCAAGCTCAATACAAATAGTTTTGATTTGTATCAACTGCTGGATGGACTAACACAACTGCTGCGCTTCAAGGCATCCGAGAAAAGTATTTCACTGGTGCTAGATCGCGCCCCAAACCTGCCGCAGTATGTAGTCACTGATGAAGGTAAGCTTCGACAAATCTTACTCAACTTACTCAGCAACGCCATCAAGTTTACCGAAGCGGGGTAG
- a CDS encoding Uma2 family endonuclease, whose product MNGTSAPVTATEPASQWVPAAWDDFLRLSSHPSCAKTKGYYFNSQMRLEAMEGSAAHASAYSILILTLALWCCAKEVAMVGWVNCSYRKAGVREAQPDISYYVGDRAALAPQGRAIANLDDTPPPDLAIEIADSSLADDLGIKRLLYEELNVAEYWVVDVTTCQLIAFQIADQGSRRITVSQVLTGLELSVLQAALEEQSKQTENSQVVAQLMTQFQRSREA is encoded by the coding sequence ATGAATGGAACTTCGGCTCCAGTGACGGCTACAGAGCCAGCAAGTCAATGGGTTCCGGCTGCTTGGGATGATTTTTTACGTCTGAGCAGCCATCCGTCTTGTGCCAAAACCAAAGGCTATTACTTCAATAGCCAAATGCGACTGGAAGCGATGGAAGGCAGTGCCGCTCATGCTTCTGCCTATTCCATCCTGATACTTACTCTGGCCCTTTGGTGCTGTGCTAAGGAAGTTGCAATGGTTGGCTGGGTCAATTGCAGCTATCGAAAAGCAGGTGTACGAGAGGCTCAGCCGGATATTTCTTATTACGTGGGCGATCGCGCTGCGCTAGCGCCTCAGGGGCGGGCGATCGCCAACCTCGACGACACGCCGCCACCCGACTTGGCGATCGAAATTGCCGACTCGTCACTAGCGGATGATCTGGGAATCAAGCGCCTGCTGTATGAAGAACTGAACGTGGCGGAGTATTGGGTGGTGGATGTCACTACCTGCCAGCTTATTGCCTTTCAAATTGCCGACCAAGGCAGCCGCCGCATTACCGTTTCGCAGGTTCTAACAGGTTTGGAACTGTCGGTGCTGCAAGCTGCGCTAGAAGAGCAGTCCAAGCAGACAGAGAATAGCCAGGTTGTGGCGCAATTGATGACCCAGTTTCAGCGCTCCCGCGAAGCGTGA
- a CDS encoding response regulator, whose translation MPDDSSQSDTPQTQRLQFEVIDTGCGIAAEEIEDLFDAFVQAKHSHRANEGTGLGLTISRHFVNLMGGHIRVQSALGQGSTFAFEIQVEVQAEAAVLSPVETSRVLTLAQDQSPCRILIVEDQWQNRQFLVELLSSIGFELEEATNGYEAIARWSTWHPDLILMDLRMPGMNGFDAVRQIRQDEQALRSQSQTQSNIDYSPFKATKIIALTADAFEETRATALEAGCDDFIRKPVQESLLLTKIAEHLGVQYIYEMTEKRSPEANVAAENLDCDLSLMPVEWIAELHQAATEGFDDRILQLVRQIPPDYSCLSSSLTHWATNYQFEAITQLTQPLIEYETDSAP comes from the coding sequence TTGCCCGACGATTCTTCGCAGTCGGACACGCCTCAAACCCAGCGACTCCAGTTTGAAGTCATCGACACGGGCTGTGGCATTGCAGCGGAGGAAATCGAGGATTTGTTCGATGCCTTTGTGCAAGCAAAGCACAGTCACCGAGCTAATGAAGGAACGGGCTTGGGGCTGACGATTAGCCGCCACTTTGTGAATTTAATGGGTGGCCACATCCGCGTTCAAAGCGCCTTGGGGCAGGGCAGCACTTTCGCCTTTGAGATTCAAGTAGAGGTACAAGCTGAGGCAGCAGTGTTGTCGCCCGTTGAGACTAGCCGTGTGTTGACGCTGGCGCAAGACCAGTCCCCTTGCCGGATTTTGATTGTGGAAGACCAGTGGCAGAATCGCCAGTTCTTGGTGGAGTTGTTGTCGTCTATTGGGTTTGAGCTTGAAGAAGCAACCAATGGCTATGAGGCGATCGCCCGTTGGTCTACCTGGCATCCCGATTTGATTCTGATGGATTTGCGAATGCCGGGAATGAACGGGTTCGACGCGGTTCGACAAATCCGCCAGGATGAACAGGCGCTCAGGTCTCAAAGTCAAACGCAAAGCAACATAGACTATTCCCCATTTAAGGCAACTAAGATTATTGCGCTGACGGCAGATGCGTTTGAAGAAACCAGAGCAACAGCGCTAGAAGCGGGCTGCGACGACTTTATTCGCAAGCCCGTTCAAGAGAGCTTGTTGCTCACCAAAATTGCAGAACATTTGGGCGTTCAATACATCTATGAAATGACTGAGAAGCGATCGCCGGAAGCCAATGTCGCGGCAGAAAATTTAGACTGCGATCTGTCGCTTATGCCTGTTGAATGGATTGCCGAACTGCATCAGGCCGCCACGGAAGGATTTGACGATCGCATCCTGCAACTGGTGCGGCAAATTCCCCCGGACTATTCCTGCCTGTCAAGTTCTTTGACCCATTGGGCAACAAACTATCAGTTTGAGGCGATTACTCAACTGACGCAGCCGCTCATCGAATACGAGACAGACTCAGCACCCTAG
- a CDS encoding B12-binding domain-containing radical SAM protein, translating to MTAIFADERLLFTPATPDADAVPVIFAFPNDYTVGITSLGYQVVWATLATRADVQVSRLFTDLHEPLPACPELLGFSVSWELDYVNILELLESLEIPLRSPDRTDAHPLIFGGGPVLTANPEPFADFFDVVLLGDGELLLDAFITAYKAVRQEGRSQQLRHLAQVPGVYVPSLYEVTYTAPDGKIRAIAPLEGAPAVIEKQTYRGNVLSASTVVTERAAWENIYMVEVVRSCPEMCRFCLASYLTLPFRPASLEQSLMPAIERGLAVTNRLGLLGASVTQHPEFDELLDYLNKPQFDDVRLSLASVRTGTVTEKLARSLVQHDTRSITIAVESGSDRLRQIINKKLDTEEIVQAAIHARAGGLSSLKLYGMVGIPGEQPDDLEATVEMLKTLKKAAPGLRLTLGCSTFVPKAHTPFQWFGVNPEAEKRLKFLQKRLGALGVEFRPESYNWSVIQALISRGDRRLSHLLERVRHYGDTLGSYRRAFKELRGTLPPLEAYVFDSWQADDLLPWEHLHGPLPKATLLKHQASAIALFAPAMV from the coding sequence GTGACTGCTATTTTTGCCGATGAGCGGCTGCTGTTTACGCCTGCAACGCCGGATGCCGACGCGGTTCCGGTAATTTTTGCGTTTCCCAACGACTATACCGTTGGCATCACTAGCCTGGGCTATCAGGTGGTCTGGGCGACGCTAGCGACGCGGGCCGATGTGCAGGTCAGCCGCCTGTTTACCGATCTGCATGAGCCGCTGCCAGCCTGCCCCGAATTGCTGGGGTTCTCTGTATCCTGGGAACTGGACTATGTGAACATTTTGGAGCTGCTGGAGTCACTGGAGATTCCGCTGCGATCGCCCGACCGCACCGATGCCCACCCGCTCATTTTTGGGGGCGGCCCTGTGCTGACGGCCAATCCCGAACCCTTTGCCGACTTTTTTGACGTGGTGCTGCTGGGCGACGGTGAACTGCTCCTGGATGCGTTCATCACGGCTTACAAAGCAGTGCGGCAGGAGGGGCGATCGCAGCAGCTCCGGCACCTGGCGCAGGTTCCCGGTGTCTATGTCCCCTCGCTCTATGAAGTGACCTACACCGCACCAGATGGCAAAATTCGGGCGATCGCCCCGCTGGAAGGCGCACCTGCGGTCATTGAAAAGCAGACCTATCGCGGCAATGTGCTGTCGGCTTCGACCGTCGTCACCGAGCGGGCCGCCTGGGAAAACATTTACATGGTGGAGGTGGTGCGGAGTTGTCCCGAAATGTGCCGCTTTTGCCTGGCCAGCTACCTGACGCTGCCCTTTCGCCCAGCAAGTTTGGAGCAATCGCTGATGCCCGCCATCGAGCGGGGGTTGGCGGTGACGAATCGCCTGGGACTGTTGGGCGCGTCCGTGACGCAGCACCCGGAGTTTGACGAACTGCTGGACTATTTAAACAAGCCGCAGTTTGACGATGTGCGGCTGAGTTTGGCATCGGTGCGGACGGGTACTGTGACGGAAAAACTGGCGCGATCGCTCGTACAGCATGACACTCGCTCCATTACCATTGCGGTTGAAAGTGGGAGCGATCGCCTGCGGCAAATCATCAACAAAAAGCTGGACACTGAAGAAATTGTTCAGGCCGCCATCCACGCTAGAGCGGGTGGACTCAGCAGCCTCAAGCTCTATGGCATGGTGGGCATCCCCGGCGAACAGCCCGACGACCTAGAAGCAACTGTTGAAATGCTGAAAACCTTGAAAAAAGCCGCGCCCGGTCTGCGCCTGACGCTGGGGTGCAGCACCTTTGTGCCCAAAGCGCACACGCCGTTTCAGTGGTTTGGCGTGAACCCAGAGGCGGAAAAGCGATTAAAGTTTTTGCAAAAGCGACTGGGGGCGTTGGGAGTCGAGTTTCGTCCTGAAAGCTATAATTGGTCGGTAATCCAGGCGTTAATTTCACGGGGCGATCGCCGTTTGTCCCATTTACTAGAAAGGGTGCGCCACTATGGCGACACGCTGGGCAGCTACCGCCGCGCCTTCAAGGAACTGCGGGGAACCCTGCCACCGCTGGAGGCTTACGTTTTCGACTCCTGGCAGGCGGATGACCTGCTGCCCTGGGAGCACCTGCATGGGCCACTGCCCAAGGCGACTCTGCTCAAACATCAGGCGAGCGCGATAGCCCTGTTTGCCCCCGCAATGGTCTAA
- a CDS encoding bifunctional pantoate--beta-alanine ligase/(d)CMP kinase, which translates to MRLFKTIAGLRSYLASCLQETDSAVTAQTRRSLGLVPTMGALHAGHLSLIRRARQENAVVAVSIFVNPLQFGPQEDFHKYPKTLAQDSELCEAAGVDVIFAPSAEELYGGRSGSRKDILTQVIPPQAMMAVLCGPHRPGHFEGVATVVAKLLNIVQPDRAYFGQKDAQQLAILQRVVADLNLPVELVACPTVREASGLALSSRNQYLSPEERSHAAALYRSLHRAEQAFHQGIRKSQELISIVKEELSTVAAVRPQYVELVHPETMVPLAEVEERGLVAIAAHLGNTRLIDNIVLSARKPIIAIDGPAGAGKSTVARRVAAELGLLYLDTGAMYRAVTWLVRQSGIEISDEAAIAELVSQSKIELVQHLEMQEPEAGDASLSLASPLTVLINGQDVTREIRTPAVTAQVSAIAAQGEVRRMLVKQQQEYGRRGGVVMDGRDVGTQVFPDAELKIFLTASVRERARRRQLDLKEQGQPEISLEALEQAIFERDQKDSSRKVSPLRKADDAIELVTDHLTVEAVVDKIIGLYRDRLSSGA; encoded by the coding sequence GTGCGGTTGTTTAAGACCATTGCAGGACTTCGCTCCTATCTTGCGTCGTGCCTTCAGGAGACAGACAGTGCAGTGACAGCGCAGACCAGGCGATCGCTCGGTCTAGTGCCCACAATGGGCGCACTGCACGCCGGACACCTCAGCCTGATTCGCCGCGCCCGCCAGGAAAACGCCGTGGTCGCAGTCAGCATTTTCGTCAACCCGCTGCAATTTGGCCCGCAGGAAGATTTTCACAAATATCCCAAAACCCTGGCGCAAGACAGCGAGCTTTGTGAAGCCGCGGGCGTGGACGTGATTTTTGCCCCCAGCGCCGAGGAGTTGTATGGCGGACGCAGCGGCTCCAGAAAGGATATACTGACGCAGGTGATTCCGCCGCAGGCGATGATGGCGGTGCTGTGTGGGCCGCATCGGCCCGGGCACTTTGAAGGCGTGGCGACGGTGGTGGCAAAGCTGCTCAACATCGTGCAGCCCGATCGCGCCTATTTTGGGCAAAAAGACGCTCAGCAGCTGGCCATTTTGCAGCGGGTTGTGGCGGATTTGAATCTGCCCGTTGAGCTGGTTGCTTGTCCTACGGTGCGCGAAGCTAGCGGGCTGGCCCTGAGTTCGCGGAACCAATACCTTTCGCCGGAGGAGCGATCGCACGCTGCTGCTCTTTATCGCAGCCTGCATCGGGCTGAGCAAGCGTTTCACCAGGGTATTCGCAAGAGTCAGGAGCTAATTTCAATTGTGAAGGAAGAGTTATCAACCGTCGCGGCGGTGCGGCCGCAGTATGTAGAACTGGTGCATCCAGAAACGATGGTGCCGCTGGCCGAAGTGGAGGAGCGCGGGCTGGTGGCGATCGCTGCTCATTTGGGCAACACGCGCCTGATCGACAACATCGTGCTGAGCGCCCGCAAGCCGATTATCGCCATCGACGGCCCCGCCGGGGCTGGAAAATCTACCGTTGCCCGTCGCGTTGCGGCCGAACTGGGTCTGCTGTATCTCGACACGGGAGCCATGTATCGCGCGGTGACCTGGCTGGTACGGCAGTCAGGCATAGAGATTTCGGATGAAGCGGCGATCGCCGAACTGGTGAGCCAGAGCAAAATTGAGCTAGTCCAGCACTTAGAGATGCAGGAGCCAGAGGCAGGGGATGCTTCACTGAGTTTGGCAAGTCCGCTGACGGTTTTGATCAACGGGCAGGATGTGACCCGCGAGATTCGCACGCCAGCCGTGACGGCCCAGGTATCGGCGATCGCCGCCCAGGGCGAAGTCCGCAGGATGCTGGTCAAGCAGCAGCAAGAATACGGTCGGCGCGGCGGCGTGGTGATGGACGGGCGCGACGTTGGCACGCAGGTCTTTCCTGATGCCGAACTCAAGATTTTTCTGACGGCTTCGGTGCGGGAGCGAGCCCGCCGCCGCCAGCTTGATCTAAAGGAGCAGGGACAGCCGGAGATTTCTCTAGAAGCTCTGGAGCAGGCTATCTTTGAGCGCGACCAGAAAGACAGCAGCCGCAAGGTCTCCCCCCTCCGCAAAGCTGACGATGCCATCGAACTGGTGACAGACCATCTAACCGTCGAGGCAGTGGTGGATAAGATTATTGGTCTGTACCGCGATCGCCTTTCATCTGGAGCTTGA
- the proS gene encoding proline--tRNA ligase has translation MRLSQMLFVTLREDPAEAEIPSHKLLLRAGYIRRIGSGVYAYLPLMWRVLQKVSQIVREEMNATGAQEVLLPAMQPSELWKESGRWDTYTQAEGIMFTLTDRQNREVALGPTHEEVITAIARDMIRSYRQLPLHLYQIQTKFRDEIRPRFGLMRGREFIMKDGYSFHTSEESLKQTYADMDRAYRNMFTRTGLKFRPVEADSGAIGGSGSQEFMVLADAGEDEILYTEDGKYSANTEKAVSLPPDAVPSTFTKFEKLDTPNTPTIETLAQFLKCSPTQIVKNVLYQAVYDNGVTVLVLASIRGDQDVNEVKLTNELVKLGDRFGGKTLLALTVPDAEAQAKWATKPLPLGYISPGLEDSYIGKQEKLHPKFLRLVDKTAVDLQNFVTGSNESGYHVVGANWGKQYPLPADVVDIRKARPGDRAMHDPSQILQTARGIEVGHIFQLGTKYSKAMGATYTSETGEELPLVMGCYGVGVSRLAQAAVEQNHDKDGIIWPVAIAPYHAIVVIPNITDAAQVEVAEKLYADLNAAGVETLLDDRDERAGVKFKDSELVGIPFRVVTGRSLQQGKVEVVKRATKESQEIALDQVVPTLQQWIQEAIG, from the coding sequence ATGCGCCTGTCTCAGATGCTATTTGTCACCCTGCGCGAAGACCCGGCAGAGGCAGAAATTCCCAGCCACAAGCTGCTGCTGCGGGCGGGCTACATTCGGCGCATCGGCAGCGGGGTCTATGCGTATCTACCGCTGATGTGGCGAGTGCTGCAAAAGGTGTCGCAGATTGTGCGCGAGGAGATGAATGCGACCGGGGCGCAGGAAGTGCTGCTGCCCGCGATGCAGCCGTCGGAGCTGTGGAAAGAGTCGGGTCGCTGGGACACCTACACCCAGGCGGAAGGCATCATGTTTACCCTGACGGATCGGCAAAACCGCGAGGTGGCGCTGGGCCCGACCCATGAAGAAGTGATTACGGCGATCGCTCGCGACATGATCCGATCCTACCGCCAGCTCCCGCTGCACCTGTATCAAATTCAGACGAAGTTCCGTGACGAGATTCGTCCCCGCTTTGGGCTGATGCGCGGGCGCGAGTTCATCATGAAGGACGGCTATTCCTTCCATACGAGTGAAGAAAGCCTGAAGCAGACCTACGCCGACATGGATCGCGCCTACCGCAATATGTTCACCCGCACAGGGCTGAAATTCCGCCCGGTGGAGGCAGACTCCGGGGCGATCGGCGGATCGGGATCGCAGGAATTCATGGTGCTGGCGGACGCTGGGGAGGACGAAATCCTCTACACCGAAGACGGCAAATATTCTGCCAATACTGAGAAAGCCGTGTCGCTGCCGCCCGATGCTGTACCCTCCACCTTTACGAAATTTGAAAAGCTGGACACGCCCAACACGCCCACCATTGAAACACTCGCCCAGTTTCTCAAATGCTCCCCCACGCAAATTGTCAAAAACGTGCTGTATCAGGCCGTTTACGACAACGGCGTGACGGTGCTGGTGCTGGCCAGCATTCGCGGCGACCAGGATGTAAACGAGGTAAAGCTGACGAATGAGCTAGTGAAGCTGGGCGATCGCTTTGGGGGCAAGACGCTGCTGGCGCTGACCGTGCCCGATGCCGAGGCGCAGGCCAAGTGGGCGACAAAACCGCTGCCGCTGGGCTACATTTCCCCTGGGCTAGAAGACAGCTACATCGGCAAGCAGGAAAAGCTGCATCCCAAATTCCTGCGGCTGGTGGACAAAACGGCCGTGGACCTGCAGAACTTCGTTACCGGGTCGAACGAGTCTGGCTATCACGTCGTCGGCGCAAACTGGGGCAAGCAGTATCCGCTGCCTGCGGACGTGGTGGACATTCGCAAGGCCCGGCCGGGCGATCGCGCAATGCATGACCCCAGCCAAATCCTGCAAACTGCCCGCGGCATTGAGGTGGGGCACATTTTCCAGTTGGGTACGAAATATTCCAAAGCAATGGGCGCGACCTACACCAGCGAAACGGGCGAAGAACTGCCGCTGGTGATGGGCTGCTATGGCGTGGGCGTGTCTCGGCTGGCGCAGGCGGCAGTGGAGCAAAACCACGACAAAGACGGCATTATCTGGCCCGTGGCGATCGCCCCTTATCACGCTATTGTCGTCATCCCCAACATCACCGATGCGGCTCAGGTAGAGGTTGCCGAGAAGCTCTACGCCGACCTCAACGCTGCTGGCGTGGAAACGCTGCTAGACGACCGCGACGAGCGGGCTGGTGTCAAGTTCAAAGACTCTGAACTCGTGGGCATTCCCTTTCGCGTGGTGACCGGGCGATCGCTCCAGCAGGGCAAAGTCGAAGTCGTGAAACGCGCCACCAAAGAATCGCAGGAAATCGCGCTGGATCAGGTCGTGCCCACGCTCCAGCAGTGGATACAGGAGGCGATCGGGTAG